A stretch of the Chlorobiota bacterium genome encodes the following:
- the eno gene encoding phosphopyruvate hydratase: protein MIIEDVYARQILDSRGNPTIEVEVYLEDGAYGIASVPSGASTGEHEAHELRDGDKSNYCGRSVNNAVDNVNNIISEELIGLDSSEQTEIDQTLIELDGTTNKSKLGANAILGVSLACAKAAAESYGMPFYRYIGGLNAKTLPVPLMNIINGGKHADNNIDFQEFMIVPVGADTFSDSLRCGVEIFHSLKNVLKSKGYSTSVGDEGGFAPSLKSNEEALEIILKSIEDAGYRPGHDVWLALDVASSEMYENGNYRMYKSDKSLKTREQMVEWLAKLTEIYPIISVEDGMAENDWEGWKMLTEAIGNDIQLVGDDLFVTNTDYLWKGIEEECANSILIKPNQIGTLTETLTVMELAHRNGYTTMVSHRSGETEDTTIADLSVALNTGQIKTGSASRTDRTSKYNRLLKIEDELGVAAEFAGKTAFAAQIIS from the coding sequence ATGATTATCGAAGATGTTTATGCGAGACAAATTTTAGACTCTCGTGGAAACCCAACTATTGAAGTAGAAGTTTATTTAGAAGATGGAGCTTATGGAATTGCATCAGTACCTTCAGGTGCATCAACTGGTGAACATGAAGCTCATGAACTTAGAGATGGTGATAAATCAAACTATTGTGGAAGATCTGTAAACAATGCTGTTGATAATGTTAATAATATAATTTCTGAGGAGTTGATTGGGTTAGACTCAAGTGAACAAACAGAAATAGATCAAACTTTGATAGAACTTGATGGCACTACTAATAAATCAAAATTAGGAGCTAATGCAATTCTTGGTGTTTCATTAGCTTGTGCAAAAGCTGCTGCTGAATCTTATGGAATGCCATTCTACAGATATATTGGTGGTTTGAATGCAAAAACTTTACCAGTTCCATTAATGAATATTATTAATGGTGGAAAGCATGCTGATAACAATATTGACTTTCAAGAGTTTATGATTGTTCCAGTTGGAGCAGATACTTTTAGTGATTCTTTAAGATGCGGTGTTGAGATATTCCATTCTTTAAAAAATGTTTTAAAATCAAAAGGTTATAGCACATCAGTTGGTGATGAAGGTGGTTTTGCTCCATCATTAAAATCTAATGAAGAAGCCTTAGAAATTATTCTAAAATCTATTGAAGATGCTGGTTACAGACCTGGTCATGATGTTTGGTTAGCATTAGATGTTGCTTCAAGTGAAATGTATGAAAATGGTAATTATAGAATGTATAAATCTGATAAGTCTTTAAAGACCAGAGAACAAATGGTGGAATGGTTGGCTAAATTAACTGAAATTTATCCTATAATTTCTGTTGAAGATGGTATGGCTGAAAATGACTGGGAAGGATGGAAAATGTTGACCGAAGCAATTGGAAATGATATTCAATTAGTTGGTGACGATTTATTTGTTACCAATACAGATTATTTGTGGAAAGGAATTGAAGAAGAATGTGCAAATTCTATTTTGATTAAACCAAATCAGATTGGTACATTAACTGAAACTTTAACGGTTATGGAATTAGCTCATAGAAATGGATATACTACAATGGTTTCTCATAGAAGTGGTGAAACAGAAGATACTACTATAGCAGATTTATCAGTCGCTTTAAATACTGGGCAAATAAAAACAGGCTCTGCTAGCAGAACTGATAGAACATCAAAATACAACAGACTTTTAAAAATTGAAGATGAATTAGGTGTTGCTGCTGAATTTGCTGGTAAAACAGCATTTGCTGCTCAAATTATTTCTTAA
- a CDS encoding phosphoglucomutase/phosphomannomutase family protein, which yields MSIIFGTDGWRGVIADDFTFANVAIVARSAHEFYNNHKNSANGIVIGYDARFHSDNFAKLVSRIFATEGMKVYLSDSISSTPQISLFAKENNLSGGIIITASHNPPEYNGFKLKADFGGPSIPEDIAQIQKNIIWFEEHPSKTNRLIDSYEDLVSKNKIIITDIKKPYIEYLKKKIKINDIKKAGFKILYDPMYGSGINTFDQLFPNADQIHNEHNPTFGNLGHPEPIEECLGELIKEVKKGKYSIGIATDGDADRLGVVDEKGNYIDSHRVFTLILKYLFEDKKLKGIVAKTVSLTTMINDYCRKNEIKMKETPIGFKHIAKLMTTENVVIGGEESGGFGTCLHIPERDGIFNALLLLEMMAKRKKTLSQLSKELDKEFGPHFYKRVDMHTTIENRDAIISRVKKGVEKFGTQRVIASSALDGFKFFVPQGWLLIRASGTEPVIRYYAESVSIEKVDELLKGGMDLK from the coding sequence TTGTCAATTATATTCGGAACTGACGGATGGAGAGGTGTAATTGCAGATGACTTTACATTTGCTAATGTGGCTATTGTAGCTAGAAGTGCACATGAATTCTATAATAACCATAAAAATTCTGCAAATGGAATTGTTATTGGCTATGATGCTAGATTTCATTCAGATAATTTTGCTAAATTGGTATCTAGAATTTTTGCAACAGAAGGAATGAAAGTCTATTTATCTGATTCAATTTCTTCAACACCTCAAATTTCACTATTTGCAAAAGAAAATAATTTATCAGGTGGAATAATTATTACTGCAAGCCACAATCCTCCCGAATATAATGGGTTTAAATTGAAAGCTGATTTTGGTGGTCCTTCAATTCCAGAAGATATTGCTCAAATTCAAAAAAATATAATTTGGTTTGAAGAACATCCATCTAAAACAAATAGATTAATTGATAGTTATGAAGATTTAGTTTCTAAAAATAAAATTATCATAACAGATATTAAAAAACCTTATATAGAGTATTTAAAGAAAAAGATAAAAATTAATGATATAAAAAAAGCAGGGTTTAAAATTCTATATGACCCTATGTATGGATCTGGAATTAATACTTTTGATCAATTGTTTCCAAATGCTGATCAGATTCATAATGAACATAACCCAACATTTGGTAATCTAGGTCATCCAGAACCAATTGAGGAATGTCTTGGTGAGCTAATTAAGGAAGTAAAAAAGGGGAAATATTCTATTGGAATAGCAACAGATGGAGATGCTGATAGATTAGGCGTTGTAGATGAAAAAGGAAATTATATAGACTCTCATAGAGTTTTTACTTTAATATTGAAATATCTTTTTGAAGATAAGAAATTAAAAGGAATTGTTGCAAAAACTGTTTCTTTAACAACAATGATAAATGATTATTGTCGTAAAAATGAAATCAAAATGAAAGAAACTCCAATTGGTTTCAAGCATATTGCTAAATTAATGACTACTGAAAATGTAGTTATTGGAGGCGAGGAATCTGGTGGTTTTGGTACATGTTTGCATATTCCAGAAAGAGATGGAATTTTTAATGCACTGTTGCTATTAGAAATGATGGCAAAAAGAAAAAAGACATTAAGCCAACTTTCTAAAGAATTAGATAAAGAATTCGGTCCACATTTTTATAAAAGAGTTGATATGCATACAACTATTGAAAATAGAGATGCTATAATTTCAAGAGTTAAAAAAGGAGTAGAAAAATTTGGAACTCAAAGAGTTATTGCTTCATCAGCATTAGATGGCTTTAAGTTTTTTGTTCCACAAGGGTGGCTTTTAATCAGAGCTTCAGGAACTGAACCAGTTATCAGGTATTATGCTGAATCAGTTTCTATTGAAAAGGTAGATGAACTTTTAAAAGGAGGAATGGATCTAAAATAA
- a CDS encoding glycosyltransferase family 9 protein, with the protein MASAFFSRKKRNLFEKNFTPKKILLVRTDRIGDALISTPIFFTLRKLFPNAIITVLLSNKNKSSADLLPFVTNTMFLDKSIKSIYHTINKIRTEQFDVCINLLLNRSTTAVLATQTSGANYKIGFEEDPFLYDINIPKPEIIQNISITTQSLLTPFTDEIQNQLFINVSNKNLPSLGKLNIGLNISAGSDERKWSKIGWISLAKLLKENNFQVSIICALKDKTIQEEIANEANVNCAEIFSSLKQFVNLINNFDIIITPDTSITHIASALKKKIVLLMSNTNNHEIQWSPIGVEYRVINSENGLLNIKSKEVFDKINELIN; encoded by the coding sequence ATGGCAAGTGCCTTCTTTAGTAGGAAAAAACGAAATTTGTTTGAAAAGAATTTTACTCCAAAAAAAATATTGTTAGTTAGAACAGATAGAATTGGAGATGCTTTAATTTCAACTCCAATTTTTTTTACACTTAGGAAATTATTTCCTAATGCAATAATTACAGTGCTCTTGTCAAATAAAAATAAATCTTCTGCTGATTTATTGCCATTTGTAACTAATACTATGTTTTTAGATAAAAGTATTAAATCTATATATCATACTATTAATAAAATAAGAACTGAACAATTTGATGTTTGTATAAACTTACTCTTGAACCGGTCTACTACTGCAGTTTTAGCTACTCAAACATCTGGTGCTAATTATAAGATTGGATTTGAAGAAGATCCATTTTTGTATGATATAAATATTCCAAAGCCTGAAATTATACAAAACATTTCAATTACAACTCAATCTTTATTAACTCCATTTACTGATGAAATACAAAACCAATTATTTATAAATGTCTCAAACAAAAATTTACCAAGTTTAGGAAAATTAAATATTGGATTAAATATTTCTGCTGGTAGTGATGAAAGAAAATGGTCTAAAATTGGTTGGATCTCTTTAGCAAAGTTATTAAAAGAAAATAATTTTCAGGTGAGTATTATTTGTGCATTAAAAGACAAAACAATTCAAGAAGAAATAGCAAATGAAGCTAATGTTAATTGTGCAGAAATATTTTCATCTTTAAAACAATTTGTTAACTTGATAAATAATTTCGATATTATTATAACTCCTGATACATCAATAACTCATATTGCTTCAGCATTAAAAAAGAAAATAGTATTACTAATGTCAAATACAAATAATCATGAAATTCAATGGTCTCCTATTGGAGTTGAATATAGAGTAATTAATTCTGAAAATGGACTTCTTAATATAAAAAGCAAAGAAGTGTTTGATAAAATTAATGAACTTATAAATTAA
- a CDS encoding ABC transporter ATP-binding protein, which translates to MNIVLSILSTLSVAIILPVMRLLFSGTGLDSTSGDIIGKVASTGFLQNIKENILAFIQTIILSPSNKSQSLLNLSYFVISIFVLKNFVKYIAYVLNTYIDENILKTARDLIFSKLIHLPLSFHNNTNSSELINIINNDIPTANGALIPSIAPAIRLPVEILSSLIILITFSPLLTVISFSTSIFSVWFVRVLRNYIKKYSSRIQESNVNMLSRLQESFHNIRIVKAYSNENYETQRYKEQTSWFVKNSMKFSRVANLNSPTSEIFAIVALMAVLFVGGNQVINNELKADELITFLFILFSMMQPITALLSLPTNIQRGEVSAVRINNFIEKFDPMLGGEKLINDFKNEIKFENVSFSYNSNNQVLDKVSFSIIKGQTIALVGASGGGKSTIMDLLQRLYDTTNGSIYIDGENIKNFNLNSYRNLFGIVTQEPILFNDTVENNIKYSKLNADEDELISASKTANAFDFISSMEDKFKTLIGERGVLLSGGQKQRLAIARAIIRNPKILLFDEATSALDTESEALVQSAINNLLVDRTALIIAHRLSTIKNADKIIVVENGKIVESGNHEDLLKLNGTYSKLYNIQFEKTK; encoded by the coding sequence TTGAATATAGTCTTGTCTATTTTAAGTACTCTTTCAGTAGCTATAATCCTACCTGTTATGAGGTTGTTGTTTTCTGGGACAGGCTTAGATTCTACTTCAGGGGATATAATTGGTAAAGTTGCAAGTACTGGATTTCTACAAAACATAAAGGAAAATATTTTAGCTTTTATTCAAACAATAATTTTATCACCCTCGAACAAAAGCCAATCATTATTAAATTTAAGCTACTTTGTAATTTCAATTTTTGTTTTAAAAAACTTCGTTAAATATATTGCTTATGTACTTAATACTTACATTGATGAAAACATTTTAAAAACTGCTAGAGATTTAATATTTAGCAAACTAATACATTTACCATTATCTTTTCATAACAATACAAATTCTTCCGAGTTAATAAATATAATCAATAATGATATTCCAACTGCTAATGGTGCATTAATCCCTTCAATAGCCCCAGCAATTAGATTACCCGTTGAAATACTTTCATCATTAATAATTTTGATTACTTTTTCACCATTATTAACAGTTATTTCATTTTCAACTAGTATTTTTTCAGTTTGGTTTGTACGAGTATTGAGAAATTATATCAAAAAATATTCTTCTAGAATTCAAGAAAGTAATGTAAATATGTTAAGTAGGCTTCAAGAGTCATTTCATAATATCAGGATTGTTAAAGCATATTCAAATGAAAATTATGAAACTCAGAGATATAAAGAACAGACCTCTTGGTTTGTTAAAAACTCAATGAAATTTTCTAGAGTAGCAAACTTGAATAGCCCTACAAGTGAAATTTTTGCTATAGTAGCATTAATGGCTGTACTTTTTGTTGGTGGTAATCAAGTAATTAACAATGAATTAAAGGCAGATGAGTTAATAACATTTTTATTTATTTTATTTTCTATGATGCAACCTATTACAGCATTATTAAGTTTACCAACAAATATCCAAAGAGGTGAAGTATCTGCTGTTAGAATAAATAATTTTATTGAGAAATTTGATCCTATGTTAGGTGGAGAGAAATTAATTAATGATTTTAAAAATGAGATTAAATTTGAGAATGTATCTTTTAGTTACAATTCTAATAATCAAGTACTTGATAAAGTTTCATTCTCAATTATAAAAGGTCAAACAATAGCACTTGTTGGAGCATCCGGTGGAGGTAAATCAACCATCATGGATTTGTTACAAAGACTTTATGATACTACAAATGGTTCAATATATATTGATGGTGAAAATATTAAAAATTTCAATTTAAATTCTTATAGAAATTTGTTTGGAATTGTTACACAAGAACCTATTCTTTTTAATGATACAGTTGAAAATAATATCAAATACTCAAAATTAAATGCTGATGAAGATGAGTTGATATCTGCTTCTAAAACTGCAAATGCTTTTGATTTTATTTCTTCAATGGAAGATAAATTCAAAACTCTAATTGGAGAAAGAGGCGTATTACTTTCTGGAGGGCAAAAACAAAGGTTAGCAATTGCCAGAGCTATAATAAGAAATCCAAAAATTCTATTATTTGATGAGGCTACTTCAGCTCTTGATACCGAATCTGAAGCATTAGTACAATCTGCAATTAACAACTTATTAGTAGATAGAACTGCATTAATAATAGCTCACAGACTTTCAACTATCAAAAATGCAGATAAAATTATTGTTGTTGAAAATGGTAAGATAGTTGAATCTGGGAACCATGAAGATTTACTTAAACTTAATGGAACATATTCAAAATTATATAATATTCAATTCGAGAAAACCAAATGA
- the fbp gene encoding class 1 fructose-bisphosphatase — MITIERHIAEQENLHKDATGMFSRLIRDLTLSIRIISREVRRAGLNDILGMTGTENIHGESVKKLDEFANNTIIQAMQYGGHVCVLASEECDDLIYLPKESNKGNYILLFDPLDGSSNIDADAPIGTIFSILKREPRSELTDGNLDDVLQQGNKQIAAGYALYGSSTVVVLTCGNGVDMFTYDPTLGEFLLSNSNIKMPNKGKYYSINEGNSINWFDSTTNYVKWVKERDVETNRPYSLRYIGTAVGDIHRTLIYGGTFLYPSDKKSPNGKLRLMYEVNPLAFIIEQAGGLAITSTGDRVLDIKPENLHQRCSIICGSIDDVLKANSFI, encoded by the coding sequence ATGATTACTATTGAAAGACATATAGCTGAACAAGAAAATTTACATAAAGACGCTACAGGAATGTTTAGTAGACTAATAAGGGATTTAACTTTATCAATTAGAATAATCTCAAGAGAAGTACGTAGAGCTGGTTTAAATGACATTTTAGGAATGACTGGTACTGAAAATATTCATGGTGAGTCAGTTAAAAAACTTGATGAGTTTGCTAATAACACAATTATTCAAGCAATGCAATATGGTGGGCATGTTTGTGTTTTAGCTTCTGAAGAATGTGATGATTTAATTTATTTGCCAAAAGAATCTAATAAAGGAAATTATATATTATTGTTTGATCCACTTGATGGATCTTCTAATATCGATGCAGATGCTCCAATTGGTACCATATTTTCAATTTTAAAAAGAGAACCAAGATCTGAATTAACTGATGGAAATCTTGATGATGTTTTGCAGCAAGGAAACAAACAAATAGCTGCTGGTTATGCACTTTATGGTTCTAGTACTGTTGTTGTATTAACTTGTGGGAATGGAGTTGATATGTTTACTTATGACCCTACATTAGGTGAATTTTTACTTTCAAATTCAAACATTAAAATGCCTAACAAAGGTAAATATTATTCCATCAATGAAGGAAATTCCATTAATTGGTTTGATTCAACAACTAACTATGTAAAATGGGTGAAAGAAAGAGATGTTGAGACTAATAGGCCCTATAGTTTGAGATATATTGGTACTGCTGTTGGTGACATACACAGAACTTTAATATATGGTGGAACTTTCCTTTACCCTTCCGATAAAAAATCGCCTAATGGTAAGTTAAGGTTAATGTATGAAGTAAATCCTTTAGCATTCATTATTGAACAAGCTGGTGGTTTGGCTATTACATCTACTGGTGATAGGGTACTAGATATCAAACCAGAAAATTTACATCAAAGATGCTCTATAATTTGTGGTAGTATTGATGATGTTTTGAAAGCTAATAGTTTTATTTAA
- a CDS encoding amidohydrolase produces the protein MNYNVSIVNSKISHICKSSNNELVIENKKFSFNENAFIYPGFTDSHCHLFGLGLMQSRVQLNDCKSEKECSLKVLEASLNLCSKNDWIIGFGWNQENWDVKINPTKNSLSKIENPVLLYRIDTHAIWVNDRALQLAEIDYDSIIVGGEILFDKNKTPTGIFIDNAIKFFEKLISPLTKSQKLNILKNSINECLLMGITEVHDMNVDFEICNLMFEVANNNEMLIRNNVFLKYEDSNIEYFVEPIFTKINLDVIGFKFFADGALGSRGAYLIDRYFDQDTSGLGLITTNDLIEIATKPLSKNFAIATHAIGDRANRNVLNAYSILRKNFPTSILRIEHSQILDLNDLYNFNKYDIIPSVQPIHFVSDTKMAEKRLGVNRLKSAYLWKSFLKDNVKLLGGSDFPIESHNPLMGIRAFCGYGDSDWHSKEIIDLDSAIKAYTIWSQYGLPKQNKRGELKVGNDADLVVLSGNPLDFDTKVLMTIVGGKVVYNVET, from the coding sequence ATGAATTATAATGTTTCAATTGTTAATAGTAAAATATCTCATATTTGCAAATCCTCAAATAATGAATTAGTAATCGAAAACAAAAAGTTTTCTTTTAATGAAAATGCTTTTATATATCCTGGTTTTACAGATTCCCATTGTCATCTTTTTGGACTTGGATTAATGCAATCAAGAGTACAATTAAATGATTGCAAATCTGAAAAAGAATGTTCATTAAAAGTCCTAGAAGCCTCATTAAATCTATGTAGTAAGAATGATTGGATTATTGGTTTTGGTTGGAATCAAGAAAATTGGGATGTAAAAATAAATCCCACAAAAAATTCACTATCGAAAATAGAGAACCCAGTTTTACTATATCGAATTGATACTCATGCTATTTGGGTAAATGATAGAGCGTTACAATTAGCGGAAATTGACTATGATTCAATTATTGTTGGTGGAGAAATTTTATTTGATAAAAATAAAACTCCAACTGGAATTTTTATTGATAATGCAATTAAATTTTTCGAGAAATTAATTTCTCCTTTAACTAAATCCCAAAAATTAAATATATTAAAAAATAGTATTAATGAATGTTTGTTAATGGGGATAACAGAAGTTCATGATATGAATGTTGATTTTGAAATTTGTAATTTGATGTTTGAGGTTGCTAATAATAATGAAATGTTAATTAGAAATAATGTTTTCCTAAAATATGAAGATTCAAATATTGAATATTTTGTTGAACCAATTTTTACCAAAATCAATTTAGATGTAATAGGTTTTAAATTTTTTGCTGATGGTGCATTAGGTTCAAGAGGTGCTTATTTAATTGATAGATATTTTGATCAAGATACTTCAGGCTTGGGGCTTATTACAACAAATGATTTAATTGAAATTGCAACTAAGCCGTTATCTAAAAATTTTGCAATTGCAACTCATGCAATTGGTGATCGAGCAAATAGAAATGTTTTAAATGCTTACTCAATTTTAAGAAAAAATTTTCCAACTTCAATTCTTAGAATAGAACATTCTCAAATTCTGGATCTAAATGATTTGTACAATTTTAATAAGTATGATATTATACCATCAGTGCAGCCAATTCATTTTGTTTCTGATACGAAAATGGCAGAAAAAAGATTAGGTGTAAATAGATTAAAAAGTGCTTATTTGTGGAAATCCTTCTTAAAAGATAATGTTAAATTACTTGGGGGGAGCGACTTCCCTATCGAATCTCACAACCCATTAATGGGTATAAGAGCATTTTGTGGGTATGGTGACTCAGATTGGCATTCCAAAGAAATTATTGATTTGGATTCTGCAATTAAGGCATATACAATTTGGTCACAATATGGGTTACCAAAACAAAATAAAAGGGGTGAACTAAAAGTTGGTAATGATGCCGATTTAGTCGTGCTTTCAGGAAACCCTCTTGACTTTGATACTAAAGTATTAATGACTATTGTTGGTGGTAAAGTAGTTTATAATGTTGAAACATAA
- a CDS encoding glycosyltransferase: MKKVSIIIVNYNVCELLLNCIDSLRKALQGLEWEIIVVDNASTDNAIELLNRDQPDIITLYQNENLGFGKANNIGINIALGEYILLLNPDTIVEEDTIKTMIGFMENNSNAVIAGCKVMMPDGKIDGSCKRGFPTPFGSFSHLFGLSKIFPNSKIFGTYKLSYLDFEDESVVDSVSGCFVFCKGDVLKKLGGFDEDFFMYGEDLDLCFRAQKYGKVYYTPSTSIIHIKGESTKRSSLDKLFVFYNAMEIFTRKHYGKNKLLLQLLKFGIRFRRTFAQLNEKFPFWRFAILDLIFTLLGFSISTYQKFGKLFYYPDYAVPWVYVAPPIVFVFSLAISGAYRKDESIVQRSLLGFMFGFFFLSTLPYFFKSFAFSRGVILLTTAISVSAGVFGRFILLLYSRTFGIEAIKRIALLSSSKVKPEIKNSIRRLFLGRPVKILGTIYADQSEFNQNKLEDGLGTIENIFQVIKLNSITDIFIVDDKLNYSLVVAAMKRTSLLSAQFHVYNQGNQITNLNILTNYKFGISKIIRDKILEILFLFSYPLLYIFSKELRINNYLSKTIKALFSMRPFVGSVPKLGSNKNSSAVFVASLITKEKVIEQNELKQIEEYYTANSSLLLDCEIILSILFEKTVIKESIKC, translated from the coding sequence ATGAAAAAAGTAAGTATAATAATAGTAAATTATAATGTCTGTGAGCTTCTATTAAATTGTATAGATTCTTTAAGAAAAGCATTGCAAGGGCTTGAATGGGAGATCATAGTTGTTGATAATGCTTCTACTGATAATGCAATTGAATTGTTAAATAGAGATCAACCAGATATAATTACACTTTATCAAAACGAAAATTTAGGTTTTGGCAAAGCAAATAATATTGGTATAAATATTGCTCTAGGTGAATATATTCTATTACTAAATCCAGACACAATTGTAGAAGAGGATACTATAAAAACGATGATTGGATTTATGGAAAATAATTCTAATGCAGTTATTGCAGGTTGTAAAGTTATGATGCCAGATGGAAAAATTGATGGTTCTTGTAAACGAGGTTTTCCAACTCCTTTTGGTTCATTTTCTCATCTGTTCGGGCTATCTAAAATATTCCCAAACTCTAAAATTTTTGGTACATACAAATTATCTTATCTTGACTTTGAAGATGAATCGGTTGTTGATTCAGTAAGTGGTTGTTTTGTTTTTTGTAAGGGTGATGTTTTGAAAAAACTTGGTGGGTTTGATGAAGATTTTTTTATGTATGGTGAAGACTTAGATTTATGTTTTAGAGCTCAGAAATATGGGAAAGTATATTATACTCCTTCCACATCAATTATTCATATAAAAGGTGAAAGTACTAAAAGGAGTTCTTTAGATAAGTTATTTGTATTTTATAATGCAATGGAAATTTTTACTAGAAAACATTATGGTAAAAATAAATTACTACTGCAATTGTTAAAATTTGGAATTAGGTTTAGAAGAACTTTTGCACAGTTAAATGAGAAATTCCCATTTTGGAGATTTGCTATTTTAGATTTAATATTTACATTACTAGGTTTTTCAATTAGTACATATCAAAAATTTGGAAAGTTGTTTTATTACCCAGATTATGCTGTACCATGGGTTTATGTTGCACCCCCTATTGTATTTGTATTTTCACTTGCTATAAGCGGTGCATATAGGAAAGATGAAAGTATTGTACAAAGATCCTTGCTTGGCTTTATGTTCGGATTCTTTTTCTTGAGTACTCTTCCTTATTTTTTCAAAAGTTTTGCATTTAGTAGAGGAGTGATTTTATTAACAACGGCAATATCAGTTTCAGCAGGTGTATTTGGAAGATTTATTTTGTTGCTTTATTCAAGAACATTTGGAATTGAAGCTATTAAAAGAATTGCATTATTGAGCAGTTCTAAAGTCAAACCTGAAATTAAAAATTCTATAAGAAGATTATTTTTGGGAAGACCTGTAAAAATTTTAGGTACAATTTATGCTGACCAATCTGAATTTAATCAGAATAAATTAGAAGATGGTTTAGGCACCATTGAAAATATTTTTCAAGTAATTAAGTTAAATTCAATAACAGATATCTTTATTGTAGATGATAAACTTAATTATAGTTTAGTTGTTGCTGCAATGAAAAGGACATCTTTATTATCAGCACAATTTCATGTATATAATCAAGGGAATCAAATTACTAATTTAAATATATTAACAAATTATAAGTTTGGTATTTCGAAAATTATTAGAGATAAAATTCTAGAAATATTATTTCTGTTTTCTTATCCATTGTTATATATTTTCTCTAAAGAATTAAGAATAAATAATTACTTGTCAAAAACAATAAAGGCTTTATTTTCAATGAGACCCTTTGTGGGATCAGTTCCAAAACTTGGAAGTAACAAAAATAGTTCTGCAGTGTTTGTAGCATCTTTGATAACAAAAGAAAAAGTAATTGAACAAAATGAGTTAAAACAAATTGAAGAATATTATACAGCCAATAGTTCATTGTTATTAGATTGTGAAATAATTTTGTCTATACTATTCGAAAAAACAGTTATAAAAGAAAGTATAAAGTGTTAA
- a CDS encoding amidohydrolase yields the protein MKIDLHTHILPKNWEDLKSKYGYGGWVRLEHFKKGCARMMIDNKFFREIQENCWDEEARIRECDSMNIKMQTLSTVPVMFSYWAKKLDALDISQFLNDHIAEIVIKYPKRFSGLGTIPMQAPNLAAIELQRCMLDLGLRGIQIGTNVNGINLDDEMFYPIWEMAEKTGASIFVHPWDVMSKERMQRYWMQWLVGMPSETTISIMSLIFGGVIDKFPNVKFCFAHGGGSFLTTFARIRHGFFARPDLMQLNTEKDPIDYIKNLYFDTLVHDPIVLNLMINMVSENQIALGSDYPFPLGELYAGELVESMTELSNETKQRLLSGTALEFLNLKKEFII from the coding sequence TTGAAAATAGATTTACATACTCATATACTTCCCAAAAATTGGGAAGACTTGAAAAGCAAATACGGTTATGGCGGATGGGTAAGGCTTGAACACTTTAAAAAAGGATGTGCTAGAATGATGATTGATAATAAATTTTTTAGAGAAATTCAAGAAAACTGTTGGGATGAAGAAGCTAGGATTAGAGAATGTGATTCAATGAATATTAAAATGCAAACTTTATCAACAGTACCTGTAATGTTTAGTTATTGGGCTAAGAAATTAGATGCTTTAGATATTTCTCAATTTTTAAATGATCATATTGCTGAAATTGTAATTAAGTATCCAAAAAGATTTTCTGGTTTAGGAACCATACCTATGCAAGCTCCTAATTTGGCTGCTATTGAATTACAAAGATGTATGTTAGATTTGGGGTTAAGGGGAATTCAAATTGGAACAAATGTAAATGGGATTAATTTAGATGATGAAATGTTCTATCCAATTTGGGAAATGGCAGAAAAAACTGGTGCTTCAATTTTCGTTCACCCTTGGGATGTGATGAGCAAAGAAAGAATGCAAAGATATTGGATGCAATGGTTAGTGGGTATGCCTAGTGAAACAACAATTTCTATTATGTCTCTAATTTTTGGTGGTGTAATTGATAAATTCCCAAATGTTAAATTTTGTTTTGCTCATGGTGGTGGAAGCTTTTTAACTACGTTTGCTAGAATCAGACATGGATTTTTTGCCAGACCAGATTTGATGCAATTAAATACTGAAAAAGATCCTATTGATTATATTAAAAACTTATACTTTGATACTTTGGTTCATGATCCAATTGTTTTAAATTTAATGATTAATATGGTTTCTGAAAATCAAATTGCTTTAGGATCTGATTATCCTTTTCCTTTAGGTGAATTGTATGCTGGTGAATTAGTTGAAAGCATGACTGAACTTAGTAATGAAACTAAACAAAGATTATTAAGTGGTACCGCTTTAGAATTTCTTAATCTTAAAAAGGAATTTATTATTTAG